The Stenotrophomonas maltophilia sequence CAGTGCCGCGTCGGACAGCGCTATGTCATCGGGATGGACCAGCTTCAGGAAGGTCTTCTGGCAGATCGGCTCCAGCTCTTCCAGCCGGAAACCGACAATCTCGGCCCAGCGCGCATTGACCCGCATCTCGCCGGTCTGCACGTTCCATTCCCAGGTGCCCGCGGCGGTGCCATCGATGATCATCGCCAGCCGCCTACGCTCTTCGGCCAGCTCCTGCAGGCGGCGCTCCAGCAACCCGTTGCCGTTGGTGCCCTGGCCCGCCATCAACGCTCCCTCCGGCCCGCGCAGGCAGGCGTTGGCCGCAGCAATGCGCTGCAGCGTGCAACGAAGACGACGGGTCGTGCTGGCGTCATGGCCCTCCCCAGCGACAGCGGGGGGGCCGAACGCCTCCCCTCCAGCGCAAGTGTGCGCAATCACGGGGAAAACCGACAAGTCCCCCGCCGCGGATCAACCGTGACGGGGGGCACGAACCTCAGCTGCGCTTGGCGCGGGCGAAGGCCTCGGCCAGGGCGTTGTTGGCCGGCGGCGCCGACTGGGCTGGCCGCCCGCTGTTGCCCTGGCCCCGGTTCGGCCCGCGGTTCTGCCCGCCTGCGTCACGGCGCGGCCCCTGGCCCTGGCCGCGCTCTTCGCGCTGGCCCGGGCGGCTGGTGGCCTGCCCCGGGGTATCGTCCAGGCGCCGGGTCAGCGCGATGCGCTTGCGCGGCACATCCACTTCCAGCACCTTCACCTTGACGATGTCGCCAGCCTTGACCACGTCGCGCGGGTCCTTCACGAAGGTGTCGGACAGCGCCGAAATGTGGATCAGGCCGTCCTGGTGCACGCCGATATCGACGAAGGCACCGAAGGCCGCCACGTTGCTCACCACGCCTTCCAGCACCATGCCCTCGCGCAGGTCCTTGATGTCCTCCACGCCTTCGGCGAAGCGCGCGGCCTTGAACTCCGGACGCGGGTCGCGGCCCGGCTTCTCCAGTTCCTTCAGGATGTCGCGCACGGTCGGCACGCCGAAGGTGTCGTCGGTGAACTGCTCGGCCTTCAAGCCACGCAGGAAGCTGCCATCGCCGATCAGCGCCTTGATCGGGCTCGCGGTGCTGGCCACGATGCGCTCGACCACCGGATAGGCTTCCGGGTGCACCGCCGAGGCGTCCAGCGGCTGGTCACCATCGGCGATACGCAGGAAGCCGGCGCACTGCTCGAACGTCTTCTCGCCCAGGCGCGCAACCTTCAGCAGGTCCTTGCGACGCTTGAACGGGCCGTTGTCGTCACGATGGCGCACGATGTTCTCGGCCACCGTGGCCGACAGGCCGGACACCCGCGACAGCAGCGCGGCCGAGGCGGTGTTCACGTATACGCCGACCGCGTTCACGCAGTCCTCGACGCGCGCGTCCAGCGCCCGCGCCAGGCGGTACTGATCCACATCGTGCTGGTACTGGCCGACACCGATTGCCTTGGGTTCGATCTTGACCAGTTCGGCCAGCGGATCCTGCAGGCGGCGGGCGATCGACACTGCGCCACGCAGCGACACATCCAGGCCCGGGAACTCCTTGGCCGCGAACTCGGACGCCGAGTACACCGACGCGCCGGCCTCGCTCACCACCACCTTCTGCAGCTTCGGGTTGGCGGCGGCCTTGATCGCTTCGCCGGCCAGCTTGTCGGTTTCGCGGCTGGCGGTGCCGTTGCCGATCGCGATCAGTTCCACGTTGTGCTTGGCGCACAGCTGCTTGATCGTCTGCAGCGACTGGTCCCACTGGCGGCGTGGCTCGT is a genomic window containing:
- a CDS encoding Tex family protein, with product MHDAKNAQSALAQQIAQTIADEIGAQSAQVRAAVGLLDEGASVPFIARYRKEVTGGLDDTQLRNLEVRLTYLRELEERRAAVLASIGEQGKLSDELRNDILAADTKSRLEDLYLPYKPKRRTRAQIAREAGLEPLADGLLGDPTRDPQVFAASFVDADKGVADTKAALEGARAILMERWGEDAALVGELRTWLGDTGVIRARVAEGKETEGAKYRDYFEHAESLAKIPSHRLLALFRARREEILFLELDPGSDAEAGHQYAEGRVARRAGIADQGRAADRWLLDACRLTWRAKLHTHLLLDLFNQAREKAEAEAIAVFGDNLKDLLLAAPAGPKTVLGLDPGIRTGCKIAVVDATGKLVATDTIYPHEPRRQWDQSLQTIKQLCAKHNVELIAIGNGTASRETDKLAGEAIKAAANPKLQKVVVSEAGASVYSASEFAAKEFPGLDVSLRGAVSIARRLQDPLAELVKIEPKAIGVGQYQHDVDQYRLARALDARVEDCVNAVGVYVNTASAALLSRVSGLSATVAENIVRHRDDNGPFKRRKDLLKVARLGEKTFEQCAGFLRIADGDQPLDASAVHPEAYPVVERIVASTASPIKALIGDGSFLRGLKAEQFTDDTFGVPTVRDILKELEKPGRDPRPEFKAARFAEGVEDIKDLREGMVLEGVVSNVAAFGAFVDIGVHQDGLIHISALSDTFVKDPRDVVKAGDIVKVKVLEVDVPRKRIALTRRLDDTPGQATSRPGQREERGQGQGPRRDAGGQNRGPNRGQGNSGRPAQSAPPANNALAEAFARAKRS